A single genomic interval of Bradyrhizobium japonicum USDA 6 harbors:
- a CDS encoding glutathione S-transferase family protein, which yields MLPTITAFESSPDRGKGQARDMRVRWALEEVGRPYGVRLVSFAAMKDPAHLALHPFGQIPTYEDGDLALFESGAIVLHIAERHDGLLPKDANARSRAIAWMFAALNTLEPPIVEFGMAMLFERDKSWYEERLPILKDRVRIRLGELSRCLGGTEWLDGAFSAGDLMMVTVLRRLNASRLLEEYPDLSAYVARGEARPAFRRAFDAQLAVFTAASTGQ from the coding sequence ATGCTTCCCACCATCACAGCCTTTGAAAGCTCGCCCGACCGCGGCAAGGGGCAGGCGCGCGATATGCGGGTTCGCTGGGCGCTGGAGGAAGTGGGCCGGCCCTACGGCGTCCGCCTCGTGTCGTTCGCGGCGATGAAGGACCCCGCCCATCTTGCGCTGCATCCGTTCGGGCAGATTCCGACCTATGAGGACGGCGATCTCGCCTTGTTCGAGTCGGGCGCGATCGTGCTCCATATCGCCGAACGCCATGATGGATTGCTGCCAAAGGATGCGAATGCGAGGAGCCGCGCGATCGCGTGGATGTTTGCCGCGCTCAACACGCTGGAGCCGCCGATCGTCGAGTTCGGGATGGCGATGCTGTTCGAGCGCGACAAGAGTTGGTACGAGGAGCGCCTGCCGATCCTGAAGGATCGCGTCCGTATCAGGCTCGGCGAATTGTCCCGTTGCCTCGGCGGGACCGAGTGGCTCGACGGCGCGTTCAGCGCCGGCGATCTCATGATGGTGACGGTGCTGCGCCGGTTGAACGCGTCTCGCCTGCTGGAGGAATATCCCGACCTCTCCGCCTACGTCGCCCGCGGCGAAGCGCGGCCTGCGTTCCGGCGGGCGTTCGATGCGCAGCTTGCGGTGTTCACCGCCGCATCGACCGGCCAATAG
- a CDS encoding RidA family protein, which translates to MSIQHFAPPPHVKAPPLSFATRAGDLLFVSGIPGFDGNGALPDGFDAQFANVAVNIRRVLDEAGATVRDLVKVNVLLTRASDVAAMNALYAGAFGPPPYPARTTCVVHALPDPKMLIEIEAVASLAK; encoded by the coding sequence ATGTCGATCCAGCATTTCGCACCCCCGCCGCACGTCAAGGCGCCGCCGCTGTCCTTTGCCACGCGTGCCGGCGATCTCCTGTTCGTCTCGGGCATTCCCGGCTTCGACGGCAATGGCGCGCTGCCGGACGGCTTCGATGCGCAGTTCGCCAACGTCGCCGTCAACATCAGGCGCGTGCTGGACGAAGCCGGCGCGACGGTCCGCGATCTCGTCAAGGTCAACGTTCTGCTCACGCGCGCCTCCGACGTCGCCGCGATGAACGCACTCTATGCCGGCGCGTTCGGCCCGCCGCCCTACCCGGCGCGCACCACCTGCGTCGTGCACGCACTGCCCGATCCGAAAATGCTGATCGAGATCGAGGCGGTTGCATCACTGGCGAAATGA
- a CDS encoding SDR family NAD(P)-dependent oxidoreductase produces MALLANHIAVITGAGSGIGRAIAAGYAREGAQVVLLDVNADTVAEAAQEIRKAGGKAESFALDVTKRDDCFALARQVADKVGQVSILVNNAGITRRNAFTADTETVAKDWNDIISLNLNGVFNVTQAFLAPLRAAKGRIVNIGSIQSFVHLRTPSSAAYTTSKHGVLGFTKALAVELGKEGVRVNAIGPGFIETNINANVRATNPALVQAFVDHTPLARTGKPDDIVGPAIFLASDLSAYVTGTIVMVDGGYRTV; encoded by the coding sequence ATGGCATTGCTCGCAAACCACATCGCCGTCATCACGGGCGCCGGATCCGGCATCGGCCGGGCGATCGCGGCCGGCTACGCCCGCGAGGGCGCGCAAGTGGTGCTGCTCGACGTCAACGCCGACACGGTCGCGGAGGCCGCGCAGGAGATCCGCAAGGCCGGCGGCAAGGCCGAGAGCTTTGCGCTCGATGTGACGAAGCGTGACGACTGCTTTGCACTCGCCAGGCAGGTCGCCGACAAGGTCGGCCAGGTCTCGATCCTCGTCAACAATGCCGGCATCACCCGCCGCAACGCCTTCACCGCGGACACGGAGACCGTGGCGAAGGACTGGAACGACATCATCTCGCTCAACCTCAACGGCGTCTTCAACGTGACGCAGGCGTTCCTCGCGCCGCTGCGGGCCGCCAAGGGCCGCATCGTCAATATCGGCTCGATCCAGTCCTTCGTGCATCTGCGCACGCCGAGCTCGGCGGCGTACACGACCTCGAAGCACGGCGTGCTCGGCTTCACCAAGGCACTTGCGGTCGAGCTCGGCAAGGAAGGCGTGCGCGTCAACGCAATCGGGCCGGGCTTCATCGAGACCAACATCAACGCCAACGTGCGCGCGACCAATCCGGCGCTGGTGCAGGCCTTCGTCGATCACACCCCGCTGGCGCGCACCGGCAAGCCCGACGACATCGTGGGCCCCGCGATCTTCCTGGCGTCGGATCTGTCGGCCTATGTCACGGGGACAATCGTGATGGTGGACGGCGGGTACCGGACGGTGTGA
- a CDS encoding VOC family protein yields the protein MTSITPFLWFANNVPEAVAFYKAVFPNAKVETVSDSMAVFELEGQRFHALNGGPQYRFTEAVSFFISVETQAEVDYFWSRLTADGGEESSCGWLKDKFGLSWQVIPSALGRYLGDPDRTRANRVMQAMLQMQKIVIADLDKAYAG from the coding sequence ATGACGTCAATCACGCCGTTCCTCTGGTTCGCCAACAACGTCCCGGAAGCCGTCGCCTTCTACAAAGCGGTGTTCCCCAACGCAAAAGTCGAGACCGTCAGCGACTCCATGGCGGTGTTCGAACTCGAAGGCCAGCGCTTCCACGCGCTCAACGGCGGGCCGCAATACCGCTTCACCGAGGCGGTCTCGTTCTTCATCAGCGTGGAGACGCAAGCCGAGGTCGACTACTTCTGGAGCCGCCTCACTGCCGATGGCGGCGAGGAATCCAGCTGCGGCTGGCTCAAGGACAAATTTGGACTGTCCTGGCAGGTGATCCCGTCAGCGCTCGGCCGCTATCTCGGCGATCCCGACCGCACCAGAGCGAACCGCGTCATGCAGGCGATGCTGCAGATGCAGAAGATCGTGATCGCGGATCTGGACAAGGCGTATGCGGGGTGA
- a CDS encoding glutathione S-transferase family protein produces MLTLYSYPELFGVADNNGYGLKLYAFLKLAGVPFVHEHVFDASAAPRGQLPYVVDDGETIGDSETIIAHAIAKYRLTIDAALSQDARRTNHFVTRMLDDLYWVMSYSRWKDDRFYPAFRDAFIAQHPQLTAKGLEKAKAYNSQRYHYQGIGRYTPEQAYARGLADLEVLAEIVPAAGFVHGATPTSCDAGIYGFIANIYYFPIPTPLKAFVDAHKNLVAHCERIHAAVSGK; encoded by the coding sequence ATGCTGACGCTCTATTCCTACCCGGAACTGTTCGGCGTCGCCGACAACAACGGTTACGGCCTCAAGCTCTACGCGTTCCTGAAGCTCGCAGGCGTGCCGTTCGTGCACGAGCACGTCTTCGATGCCTCTGCCGCGCCGCGCGGGCAGCTGCCTTACGTCGTCGACGACGGCGAGACCATCGGCGACAGCGAGACCATCATTGCGCATGCGATCGCCAAATATCGCCTGACCATCGATGCCGCGCTGTCGCAGGACGCGCGGCGGACCAATCATTTTGTCACCCGCATGCTGGACGATCTCTACTGGGTGATGTCGTATTCGCGCTGGAAGGACGATCGGTTCTATCCGGCATTCCGCGACGCCTTCATCGCGCAGCATCCGCAACTCACTGCCAAGGGACTGGAGAAGGCGAAGGCGTATAATTCGCAGCGCTATCATTACCAGGGCATCGGCCGCTACACGCCCGAGCAGGCTTACGCGCGGGGCCTGGCCGATCTGGAAGTGCTGGCGGAGATCGTTCCCGCCGCGGGCTTCGTCCACGGCGCGACGCCGACCAGCTGTGATGCCGGCATCTACGGCTTCATCGCCAACATCTATTATTTTCCGATCCCGACGCCGCTGAAGGCCTTCGTCGATGCGCACAAGAATCTCGTCGCGCATTGCGAGCGGATTCATGCGGCGGTGAGTGGAAAGTAG